A region from the Streptomyces tsukubensis genome encodes:
- a CDS encoding beta-propeller fold lactonase family protein, translated as MTALLATGALLCSGFAAVAAPSATAAPARAAAPVAYIANSASDSVSVVDTATDTVTATVAVGDGPSGVAVTPDGGRAYITNRGSGSVSVIDTATNTVSATVPVGSGPFGVAVTPDGNKVYVTNFLSDSVSVIDTGTNTVTATVPVGGLPNSATAAPTGDRVYISSGAAVSVIDTATNTVTATVPVARPNGLAVTPDGTRLYASSQSAGVATVIDTATNAVTATVPVGNTPFGAAVSPDGSRVYVTNIGGHSTSVIDTATGTVVATVGVGDTPIGVAVTPDGGEVYVTDSQSGTASVIDTATNTVTATVTVGSGPYAVAFTPAAAATADIDVDVTARPSLGLLVPYITYTLTARDLGPNAVTAATVTATLPPGTTATALSPGCTATPGTVTCAYGTIAAGSGVSKTFRVPLHLLSLGTVKVTGTRTTSSPADPNPANDSASASCTVISILLTTCT; from the coding sequence TTGACCGCGTTGCTGGCCACGGGTGCGCTGCTCTGCTCGGGGTTCGCCGCGGTGGCCGCTCCGTCCGCGACCGCCGCCCCGGCGCGCGCGGCAGCCCCGGTGGCGTACATCGCCAACAGCGCATCGGACAGTGTGTCGGTGGTGGATACGGCCACCGATACGGTGACCGCGACCGTCGCCGTCGGCGACGGGCCCTCCGGGGTCGCGGTGACCCCCGACGGGGGCCGGGCCTACATCACCAACCGCGGCTCCGGTTCGGTGTCGGTCATCGACACCGCCACCAACACCGTCTCCGCCACGGTCCCCGTCGGCAGCGGCCCGTTCGGAGTGGCCGTGACCCCCGACGGCAACAAGGTGTACGTCACCAACTTCCTGTCGGACTCGGTTTCGGTGATCGACACCGGGACCAACACCGTCACCGCCACCGTCCCGGTCGGCGGACTGCCGAACAGCGCCACGGCCGCCCCGACCGGGGACCGCGTCTACATCAGCAGCGGTGCCGCGGTCTCGGTGATCGACACCGCCACCAACACCGTGACCGCGACGGTCCCCGTCGCCAGACCCAACGGGCTCGCGGTGACGCCCGACGGCACCCGGCTCTACGCCAGCTCGCAGAGCGCGGGCGTGGCCACCGTGATCGACACCGCGACGAACGCCGTCACCGCGACCGTCCCCGTCGGGAACACCCCCTTCGGCGCCGCGGTGTCCCCCGACGGATCCCGCGTCTATGTGACCAACATCGGTGGCCACAGCACATCCGTGATCGACACCGCCACCGGCACGGTCGTGGCCACCGTCGGTGTCGGAGACACCCCGATCGGCGTCGCGGTGACCCCCGACGGCGGCGAGGTCTACGTCACCGACAGCCAGAGCGGCACCGCGTCGGTGATCGACACCGCGACCAACACGGTCACCGCCACCGTGACCGTCGGAAGTGGACCGTACGCGGTCGCGTTCACCCCGGCCGCCGCGGCCACCGCGGACATCGACGTCGATGTCACGGCCCGGCCGAGCCTGGGCCTCCTGGTCCCCTACATCACCTACACCTTGACCGCGCGTGACCTGGGCCCGAACGCGGTCACCGCGGCCACCGTCACCGCCACCCTGCCGCCCGGCACCACCGCCACCGCCCTGTCACCCGGATGCACCGCGACGCCCGGAACGGTCACCTGCGCCTACGGCACGATCGCGGCGGGCTCCGGCGTGAGCAAGACGTTCCGCGTACCCCTGCATCTGCTGTCCCTGGGCACCGTGAAGGTCACGGGCACCCGGACCACCTCCTCACCCGCCGACCCCAACCCGGCCAACGACAGCGCGTCCGCGAGCTGCACGGTCATCTCCATCCTCCTGACCACCTGCACCTGA
- a CDS encoding HD domain-containing protein has protein sequence MTETIAGVRIPDSALAREATELVRDAAPPLLFDHSRRVFLFGALRGREQGLEFDPELLYVGAMFHDLGLTERFRRTDQRFEIDGADEARSFLARHGITGDGADRVWTAIALHTTPEIPLHMAPEVALVTRGVELDVLGIGYHAVSDADRAAVVEAHPRPDFKDGILAAFTDGIKDRPETAFGNVKADVLAHFVPGFRRGDFVEIIQHSDWPE, from the coding sequence ATGACCGAGACCATTGCGGGCGTACGGATCCCGGACAGCGCTCTGGCACGGGAGGCGACCGAGCTGGTGCGGGACGCAGCTCCGCCGCTGCTGTTCGACCACTCCCGGCGCGTGTTCCTCTTCGGGGCGCTGCGCGGCCGGGAGCAGGGGCTGGAATTCGACCCCGAGCTGCTGTACGTGGGCGCGATGTTCCACGATCTGGGGCTGACCGAGCGCTTCCGCCGTACGGACCAGCGGTTCGAGATCGACGGCGCCGACGAGGCCCGCAGCTTCCTCGCCCGGCACGGCATCACGGGTGACGGGGCCGACCGCGTCTGGACGGCGATCGCCCTCCACACCACCCCGGAAATCCCGCTTCATATGGCGCCCGAGGTCGCCCTCGTCACCCGCGGGGTGGAGCTCGACGTCCTGGGCATCGGCTACCACGCGGTCTCCGACGCCGACCGTGCGGCCGTCGTCGAGGCCCACCCCCGCCCGGACTTCAAGGACGGGATCCTCGCCGCGTTCACCGACGGCATCAAGGACCGCCCGGAGACCGCCTTCGGCAATGTGAAGGCGGACGTCCTGGCACACTTCGTCCCCGGCTTCCGGCGCGGCGACTTCGTGGAGATCATCCAGCACTCCGACTGGCCCGAATAA
- a CDS encoding GlxA family transcriptional regulator has translation MAGRVTVLVFDGVTMLDVTGPGEVLHQAGRLGAPYTYDVVLVSPRGGEVTTSSGLTLTGAVAAPGDGPVGTLVVAGGDRLAAGPVDDELLSAAGALAERATRVASVCTGAFVLAALGLLDGRRATTHWRHVRTLARLHPRVRVEPDALHVRDGRYLTSAGISAGIDLTLALVEEDHGPDIAREIARELVVFMQRPGGQSQFSTAVTTPPPRSRVLRPVIAAVLSDPAGDHTLPAMARAAAVSPRQLTRLFRNELDTTPARWVECARLDRARQLLLDGHGVTSAALHSGLGSDETLRRVFARHLGITPSEYRRRFATTWAENTADRTGAGPDRRQF, from the coding sequence ATGGCAGGGCGCGTGACCGTGCTGGTGTTCGACGGGGTGACGATGCTCGATGTCACCGGCCCCGGGGAGGTTCTGCACCAGGCGGGCCGGCTCGGGGCGCCGTACACGTACGACGTGGTCCTGGTGTCGCCGCGCGGCGGCGAGGTGACGACGTCCTCGGGGCTCACGCTGACGGGGGCGGTGGCCGCGCCCGGGGACGGCCCCGTCGGCACGCTCGTCGTCGCCGGGGGCGACCGGCTCGCCGCGGGGCCGGTCGACGACGAGCTGCTGTCCGCGGCCGGGGCGCTCGCCGAGCGGGCCACCCGGGTCGCCTCGGTCTGCACCGGAGCCTTCGTCCTCGCCGCTCTGGGCCTGCTGGACGGGCGCCGCGCGACCACGCACTGGCGGCATGTGCGGACCCTCGCGCGTCTCCATCCCCGGGTACGGGTCGAGCCGGACGCCCTCCATGTCCGCGACGGGCGGTATCTCACCTCGGCCGGGATCAGCGCGGGCATCGACCTGACCCTTGCGCTGGTGGAGGAGGACCACGGGCCGGACATCGCCCGCGAGATCGCCCGTGAGCTGGTCGTCTTCATGCAGCGCCCCGGCGGGCAGTCGCAGTTCTCCACGGCCGTCACGACCCCGCCGCCCCGCAGCCGGGTGCTCCGCCCCGTGATCGCCGCCGTTCTCTCCGACCCGGCGGGCGACCACACCCTGCCCGCCATGGCCCGGGCCGCGGCGGTCAGCCCACGGCAGCTGACCCGCCTGTTCCGGAACGAGCTGGACACCACACCCGCCAGATGGGTCGAATGCGCCCGCCTCGACCGCGCCCGGCAGCTCCTCCTGGACGGACACGGCGTCACATCGGCGGCGCTGCACAGCGGTCTGGGCAGCGACGAGACCCTCCGGCGGGTCTTCGCCCGCCACCTCGGCATCACTCCCAGCGAGTACCGCAGGCGCTTCGCCACCACTTGGGCGGAGAACACCGCGGACCGCACCGGGGCAGGACCGGATCGACGACAATTCTGA
- a CDS encoding response regulator transcription factor has product MVRCLIVDDSPAFLAAAARLLRHQGITVVCLATTCAEALREAQVVQADVALVDIDLGGESGLELAERLHRRSVPAILISTHSEQDYRDLISTSPAIGFLPKACLSGPAVRQLLDAAATEPPER; this is encoded by the coding sequence ATGGTGCGCTGCCTGATCGTCGACGACAGCCCGGCCTTCCTCGCCGCGGCCGCCCGGCTGCTGCGGCATCAGGGGATCACCGTCGTCTGCCTGGCGACCACCTGCGCGGAGGCCCTGCGGGAAGCGCAAGTGGTGCAGGCCGACGTGGCGTTGGTCGATATCGACCTCGGGGGCGAGAGCGGTCTGGAACTGGCCGAGCGCCTGCACCGCCGGTCGGTCCCCGCGATCCTGATCTCCACCCACTCCGAGCAGGACTACCGGGATCTCATCAGCACCAGCCCGGCCATCGGCTTCCTGCCGAAGGCGTGCCTGTCAGGACCCGCCGTCAGACAGCTGCTCGACGCCGCCGCTACTGAGCCTCCAGAAAGGTGA
- a CDS encoding AraC family transcriptional regulator, whose product MSAPLPVAAPLRDPFTETLELTGARCALSCGLTAAGDWALAFPAPGRLKVQAVLQGVVWLVIEGVERPVRLGAGDIAVIAGDRRYILASDPAVPPVDVQPLIRARTGTFVHAGDEGQDTVTIGGHIDLNAAGRDLLLSAFPPLMHVGAATAEAPAACWLMDQTLREIQSGAPGAAFAAERLAQLLLVQVLRVFLTGADAGAYPAGWLRALADERIAPALRLMHGDPAHAWTLTELARAAAMSRTTFAQRFKETAGVPPLAYLRAWRIRLAQHALWQEDTSVSAIAASLGYRSESAFSNAFKRTTGLAPRRYREAVRAD is encoded by the coding sequence ATGTCCGCACCCCTCCCCGTAGCCGCGCCCCTGCGGGACCCCTTTACCGAGACCCTCGAACTCACCGGTGCGCGCTGTGCCTTGTCCTGCGGGCTGACCGCCGCGGGCGACTGGGCCCTGGCCTTCCCTGCACCGGGAAGGCTCAAGGTCCAGGCCGTACTCCAGGGCGTCGTCTGGCTGGTGATAGAGGGTGTCGAACGCCCCGTCCGGCTGGGGGCGGGCGATATCGCCGTCATCGCCGGAGACCGCCGCTACATCCTGGCCAGCGATCCGGCGGTCCCGCCGGTCGATGTGCAGCCGCTGATCCGGGCGCGTACCGGGACCTTCGTCCACGCCGGGGACGAAGGGCAGGACACGGTCACCATCGGCGGCCATATCGACCTCAACGCCGCAGGCCGGGATCTGCTGCTGAGCGCCTTTCCGCCCCTGATGCACGTCGGTGCCGCCACGGCCGAGGCGCCCGCGGCCTGCTGGCTCATGGACCAGACGCTGCGCGAAATACAGTCGGGAGCCCCGGGGGCCGCCTTCGCGGCCGAACGCCTCGCGCAGTTGCTCCTCGTGCAGGTCCTGCGCGTCTTCCTGACCGGCGCCGACGCCGGTGCCTATCCGGCGGGCTGGCTGCGTGCCCTCGCCGACGAACGCATCGCTCCCGCCCTGCGCCTGATGCACGGCGACCCGGCGCACGCCTGGACGCTCACCGAACTCGCCCGCGCCGCCGCCATGTCCCGTACCACCTTCGCCCAGCGCTTCAAGGAGACCGCGGGCGTCCCGCCCCTGGCGTATCTGCGTGCCTGGCGGATACGCCTGGCGCAGCACGCCCTGTGGCAGGAGGACACCTCCGTCTCCGCGATCGCTGCGTCCCTGGGCTACCGGTCGGAGAGCGCCTTCAGCAACGCCTTCAAGCGGACCACCGGCCTGGCGCCCCGCCGCTACCGGGAGGCCGTGCGGGCGGACTGA
- a CDS encoding GAF domain-containing sensor histidine kinase has product MSNDRIVQERAALRRVAALVAGAAPPEQMFAAVAAEVGRAVGSDLTGICRFDPDDTASAVGSWSAAGHTPPFPVGTWIRLGGRNVVTRVYETGRPARIDTPADASGEPADYARQRRFGPVVGVPVNVEGRLWGTVMVISMSSEPLPPDTEDRLAGFTDLLANAIANTQARTELRAYAEEQAALRRVATLVARAALPDEVFAAVAAEAGQLLGADFTVLGRYEPAGAATYVAAWTRTGREFPVGIRVEPGGTNIHTMVFESGSPARIDDYTVVTSGAAARVGRDWGFRAAVGMPISVEGHLWGCVSVASMAASPLPPDTEDRLAGFTELVATALAQAEAQATLTASRARIVTAADGARRRIERDLHDGTQQRLVSLALQLRTAQLAVPPGADELSQQLDEVADGLVEAVDELREIARGIHPAVLVEGGLHAALKALARRSAVPVRLDNAARDRYPGPIETAAYYAVSEALTNSAKHSGATLVDVRVDIRDGRLHIGISDDGEGGADPRPGGGLIGLTDRVEALGGRLGLHSPHGSGTTLQLSLPLDGRGEPARTAAPGPQDHDAVPVGT; this is encoded by the coding sequence GTGTCGAACGACCGGATCGTCCAGGAGCGGGCGGCACTGCGCCGGGTGGCGGCCCTGGTGGCCGGTGCGGCACCGCCGGAGCAGATGTTCGCCGCCGTCGCCGCCGAGGTGGGGCGGGCCGTCGGCAGCGATCTCACCGGTATCTGCCGGTTCGACCCCGACGACACCGCGTCCGCCGTCGGCTCCTGGTCCGCGGCCGGCCACACTCCGCCGTTCCCCGTCGGAACCTGGATCCGGCTCGGTGGCCGCAATGTGGTGACCCGGGTGTACGAGACGGGCCGGCCGGCCCGGATCGACACACCGGCCGACGCCTCCGGCGAACCCGCCGACTATGCGCGGCAGCGCCGGTTCGGGCCCGTGGTGGGCGTGCCCGTCAACGTCGAAGGCCGGCTCTGGGGCACGGTGATGGTGATCTCGATGTCTTCGGAGCCGCTGCCGCCGGACACCGAGGACCGGCTCGCCGGTTTCACCGACCTGCTGGCGAACGCCATCGCCAACACCCAGGCGAGGACGGAGTTACGGGCCTACGCCGAGGAGCAGGCCGCGCTGCGGCGCGTGGCGACCCTCGTCGCGCGGGCGGCCCTGCCCGACGAGGTGTTCGCTGCGGTCGCGGCCGAAGCCGGGCAACTGCTGGGGGCCGACTTCACCGTCCTCGGCCGGTACGAACCGGCGGGCGCCGCCACCTATGTCGCGGCCTGGACCCGGACGGGCCGCGAGTTCCCGGTCGGCATCCGCGTGGAACCCGGCGGTACGAACATTCACACGATGGTGTTCGAATCGGGTTCTCCGGCGCGGATCGACGACTACACCGTCGTGACGTCGGGGGCGGCGGCCCGCGTCGGCCGTGACTGGGGGTTCCGTGCCGCGGTCGGTATGCCGATCAGTGTCGAGGGGCATCTCTGGGGCTGTGTCAGCGTGGCGTCGATGGCCGCGAGTCCGCTGCCGCCGGATACCGAGGACAGACTGGCCGGATTCACCGAACTGGTCGCGACCGCGCTCGCCCAGGCCGAGGCTCAGGCCACGCTCACGGCGTCACGGGCGCGCATCGTGACGGCCGCCGACGGCGCACGGCGGCGCATCGAGCGCGATCTGCACGACGGCACCCAGCAGCGCCTGGTCTCCCTCGCCCTGCAACTGCGCACGGCCCAACTGGCCGTGCCCCCCGGCGCCGATGAACTGTCCCAGCAGCTGGACGAGGTCGCCGACGGGCTCGTCGAAGCGGTCGACGAACTCCGCGAGATCGCCCGCGGGATCCACCCCGCGGTGCTCGTCGAAGGGGGACTCCACGCGGCGCTCAAGGCGCTGGCCCGCCGCTCCGCCGTCCCCGTCCGGCTCGACAACGCGGCCCGGGACCGCTATCCGGGGCCCATCGAGACCGCCGCCTACTACGCCGTCTCCGAAGCGCTGACCAACAGCGCGAAGCACTCCGGCGCGACCCTCGTCGACGTTCGCGTGGACATCCGGGACGGCCGGCTCCACATCGGTATCAGCGACGACGGCGAGGGGGGCGCCGACCCCCGTCCCGGCGGCGGTCTCATCGGGCTCACCGACCGCGTCGAGGCCCTCGGCGGCCGGCTCGGACTGCACAGCCCGCACGGCTCCGGCACGACCCTCCAGCTGTCCCTGCCGCTGGACGGCCGCGGTGAGCCTGCGCGCACGGCGGCTCCCGGCCCGCAGGACCACGATGCCGTACCGGTCGGCACCTGA
- the rutA gene encoding pyrimidine utilization protein A codes for MDIGVFLPIGNNGWLISKSSPQYMPTFELNKTVVQRAEAYGFDFALSMIKLKGFGGETEFWDHCLESFTLTAALAAVTERIKLYASAPVLALEPAIAARMAVTIDAIAPGRAGVNIVTGWAPAEYAQMGLWPGDEHFADRYKRAAEYVTVMKELWDEGVSDFQGEFYRMDDCVLSPRPAGGHIDVLAAGQSGTGMRFAAEHADGHFILGSGVNTPLALSKAAAALVGEVRRVGRSVGTLALFMIIAAESDEAAQAKWKDYHDNADLAALGYVAGQTAQDKDADASSTAKTVALPEGAVNLNMGTLVGSYESIARMLDSISGIDGVTGVILVFDEFLEGVENFGTRIQPLMKSRAARGAAGPAIG; via the coding sequence ATGGACATCGGTGTATTTCTTCCGATCGGCAACAACGGCTGGCTCATCTCGAAGAGCTCTCCGCAGTACATGCCGACGTTCGAACTGAACAAGACCGTCGTGCAGCGGGCCGAGGCCTACGGATTCGATTTCGCGTTATCCATGATCAAACTCAAGGGGTTCGGCGGCGAGACGGAATTCTGGGACCACTGCCTGGAGTCGTTCACTCTGACGGCTGCCCTGGCCGCCGTGACGGAACGCATCAAGCTGTACGCCTCCGCGCCCGTCCTCGCCCTGGAACCGGCGATCGCCGCCCGGATGGCCGTGACCATCGACGCCATCGCCCCCGGCCGGGCCGGGGTCAACATCGTCACCGGCTGGGCGCCCGCCGAATACGCACAGATGGGCCTGTGGCCCGGAGACGAACACTTTGCCGACCGCTACAAGCGGGCGGCCGAGTACGTCACCGTGATGAAGGAGTTGTGGGACGAGGGCGTCAGCGATTTCCAGGGCGAGTTCTACCGCATGGACGACTGCGTCCTGTCGCCGCGCCCGGCGGGCGGGCACATCGACGTCCTCGCCGCCGGGCAGAGCGGTACGGGGATGAGGTTCGCCGCCGAACACGCCGACGGGCACTTCATCCTGGGCAGCGGCGTCAACACTCCGCTCGCGCTCTCGAAGGCGGCCGCGGCCCTGGTGGGCGAGGTCCGCAGAGTCGGCCGGAGCGTCGGAACACTCGCCCTCTTTATGATCATCGCGGCTGAGAGCGACGAAGCAGCGCAGGCGAAGTGGAAGGACTACCACGACAACGCCGATCTTGCGGCGCTGGGGTATGTGGCAGGGCAGACGGCTCAGGACAAGGACGCCGACGCTTCCTCGACCGCGAAGACCGTCGCGCTCCCCGAAGGTGCTGTGAATCTCAATATGGGAACGCTCGTAGGGTCCTACGAGAGCATCGCGCGCATGCTGGATTCGATCAGCGGGATCGACGGTGTCACAGGAGTGATCCTGGTCTTCGACGAATTCCTCGAAGGTGTGGAGAATTTCGGCACCCGTATCCAGCCGCTCATGAAGTCCCGTGCCGCGCGGGGTGCGGCGGGCCCGGCGATCGGCTGA
- a CDS encoding snapalysin family zinc-dependent metalloprotease: protein MPYSIWLKAVSIAAAATLAAAPAANAASEPERAAGANAAAAVTLYYDDSRAGGWEVAIAAGVALWNANVDNVRLVEAAPGAPAEIQIVATSGWPQATLGPVRPGGRSRVELGSQAVAQGYDKIRIAAHEIGHNLGLPDTKPGPCSQLMSGSSPGTACRNAVPNAAEQARVESAYAPRTASRAPADGRIMVDAP, encoded by the coding sequence ATGCCGTACTCCATATGGCTCAAGGCAGTCAGCATCGCCGCTGCGGCCACCCTGGCCGCAGCGCCCGCAGCGAACGCCGCGTCCGAACCGGAGCGGGCCGCGGGGGCGAACGCGGCAGCAGCGGTAACGCTCTACTACGACGACAGCAGGGCCGGCGGATGGGAGGTCGCGATCGCGGCCGGAGTCGCCCTGTGGAACGCGAACGTCGACAACGTCAGACTGGTCGAGGCCGCACCCGGCGCCCCGGCCGAAATCCAGATCGTCGCCACCAGCGGCTGGCCCCAGGCCACGCTGGGCCCGGTCCGCCCGGGCGGCAGGAGCCGAGTCGAACTCGGCAGCCAAGCGGTCGCCCAGGGCTATGACAAGATCCGCATCGCCGCTCACGAGATCGGCCACAACCTGGGCCTGCCGGACACCAAACCGGGCCCGTGCTCCCAGCTGATGTCCGGCTCAAGCCCCGGCACCGCCTGCCGGAACGCGGTCCCGAACGCCGCCGAACAGGCTCGCGTCGAATCCGCATACGCCCCCCGTACCGCCTCGCGCGCCCCGGCCGACGGACGCATCATGGTCGACGCTCCCTAG
- a CDS encoding response regulator, with protein sequence MAEVTVVLAEDDVLLREGVASLLERSGHQVVGQSGDATGLLDLVRLHRPDLAIVDIRMPPTHTTEGLAAARVIRQELPEVGILVLSAHAEVEHAMELLASGQGIGYLLKSRVADVAEFLDTLERVARGGSVVDPALVRELVSARRREDPLERLSVREREVLALMAEGRSNVGIARHLWITEGTVEKHVRSLLAKLGLPEAVEDHRRVLAVITFLEAQ encoded by the coding sequence ATGGCAGAGGTGACGGTGGTACTGGCCGAAGACGACGTTCTGTTGCGCGAAGGGGTGGCCAGCCTGCTCGAACGCTCCGGGCACCAGGTCGTCGGGCAGTCCGGCGATGCCACAGGGCTGCTGGACCTGGTCCGATTACACCGGCCGGATCTGGCGATCGTGGACATCCGGATGCCGCCGACCCACACCACCGAGGGCCTTGCCGCGGCCCGGGTGATCCGTCAGGAGCTGCCCGAGGTCGGGATCCTGGTGCTCTCGGCGCATGCCGAGGTGGAGCACGCGATGGAGCTGCTGGCCAGCGGGCAGGGCATCGGGTATCTGCTCAAGAGCCGGGTGGCCGATGTGGCGGAGTTCCTGGACACGCTGGAGCGGGTCGCCCGCGGTGGTTCGGTGGTCGATCCGGCGCTGGTGCGGGAGTTGGTGTCGGCGCGGCGCCGGGAGGACCCGCTGGAGCGGCTGAGTGTACGGGAGCGGGAGGTGCTCGCGCTGATGGCCGAAGGCCGCTCCAATGTCGGGATCGCCCGTCATCTCTGGATCACCGAGGGCACGGTGGAGAAGCACGTACGGAGTCTGCTGGCCAAGCTGGGTCTGCCGGAGGCGGTGGAGGACCACCGCCGGGTGCTCGCCGTGATCACCTTTCTGGAGGCTCAGTAG
- a CDS encoding GNAT family N-acetyltransferase, with the protein MTEPLTAAAPLWRPLALADAPRLAALLAVCEAADGGVGAVPSAADVREDLSAPGIDLDAGTTSVWCGDEPTAYATTRVRERSGPVHQLALDIAVHPAHRTGPVIRRLVDWCRSTGARRHHELYDGVPLELHIRTHHGRGWLAEALDGAGYRRERSYRGLRVDLHRENQRLAGAPAIPDGTEIVPFDDALDAPLLAARNAIFAHNWGSAPMTARTWRHTITGDPCFRPGTSFLLLSRRNRDILCYLLSTEPGGVSADRELYLANAGTQPALHGRGLYRAVFTHTLVRAKEQGYRWAVADVDTTNPMATGGFYERMGLRPFRTWTTHVLPFTPQPRRPSP; encoded by the coding sequence GTGACTGAACCGCTCACCGCGGCCGCACCGCTGTGGCGCCCGCTCGCCCTCGCCGACGCGCCCCGGCTGGCGGCGCTCCTTGCCGTATGCGAAGCCGCCGACGGCGGGGTCGGGGCGGTCCCGAGCGCCGCCGACGTCCGCGAGGACCTGAGCGCCCCGGGCATCGACCTGGACGCCGGCACCACCTCCGTCTGGTGCGGTGACGAGCCGACGGCCTACGCGACCACGCGGGTACGGGAACGCAGCGGCCCCGTGCACCAGTTGGCCCTCGACATCGCGGTGCACCCCGCGCACCGCACCGGGCCCGTGATCCGGCGGCTCGTCGACTGGTGCCGGAGCACCGGTGCCCGACGCCACCACGAGCTGTACGACGGCGTCCCGCTGGAGCTTCATATCCGCACCCACCATGGCCGGGGGTGGCTGGCCGAGGCGCTGGACGGCGCGGGGTACCGGCGCGAGCGCAGCTACCGGGGCCTGCGCGTGGACCTGCACCGGGAGAACCAGCGGCTCGCCGGTGCGCCGGCGATCCCGGACGGGACCGAGATCGTGCCGTTCGACGATGCACTCGACGCGCCGCTGCTGGCGGCCCGGAACGCGATCTTCGCCCACAACTGGGGCAGCGCTCCGATGACGGCGCGGACCTGGCGCCACACGATCACCGGGGACCCCTGCTTCAGGCCCGGTACCTCGTTCCTCCTGCTGTCCCGGCGGAACCGGGACATCCTCTGCTATCTGCTGAGCACCGAGCCGGGGGGCGTGTCGGCGGACCGCGAGCTCTACCTCGCCAACGCCGGTACGCAACCCGCCCTGCACGGCCGGGGCCTGTACCGCGCCGTCTTCACGCACACCCTGGTCCGGGCGAAGGAGCAGGGCTACCGGTGGGCCGTCGCGGACGTCGACACCACGAACCCGATGGCGACCGGAGGCTTCTACGAGCGCATGGGGCTCCGGCCGTTCCGGACCTGGACCACACACGTACTGCCCTTCACTCCGCAACCGCGGCGGCCGTCACCGTAA
- a CDS encoding YcaO-like family protein: protein MTTSVHTAAPGSGERSLSLAEAFDRALSAAAALSVDVDLEPVLDGSPGTWRCILRRGGEDLRTGLGLGKGSRDEARTGAVFESLEHYLCGVEGLDPAEIRLVRGHELADGATARDIAVRLLGQGPDQPLGCLPYRSLTGGPDAYVPLFLSMPEYLRAAGARARREAGDAYDYGTVGRYSVNNGWAAGADPVEAAVHAINELIERDALSLLLIGQFLRDRPGRPAVVDPGTLPDDVAGLVAFAEARTGRRVHLIDMTSDLGVPAYTAYVPAPPGRPARICGWGASLSRRYAVTRAVSELVQLHSTMDLRGQYRHLLPEQRDDTGPYPRLHACYLSDFGTALRSAEVRAFQDTVAPDTPRGHLDRLLAVLHGHGLAVYQRDHYVTADLAVVNVFVPGLERFMLVTDGQVVVPGERGTAVLRRD from the coding sequence GTGACCACCTCCGTGCACACCGCAGCCCCCGGGTCGGGGGAGCGCAGTCTCTCCCTCGCCGAAGCCTTCGACCGCGCGCTCTCCGCTGCCGCCGCCCTGTCGGTGGACGTGGATCTGGAGCCCGTCCTCGACGGCAGCCCCGGCACCTGGCGGTGCATCCTGCGCCGTGGCGGCGAGGACCTCCGTACCGGTCTCGGCCTGGGCAAGGGCAGCCGGGACGAAGCCCGGACGGGCGCCGTGTTCGAGTCGCTGGAGCACTATCTGTGCGGTGTGGAGGGGCTGGATCCGGCGGAGATCCGGCTGGTACGCGGCCATGAACTGGCCGACGGTGCGACGGCCCGTGACATCGCCGTACGGCTCCTGGGCCAGGGCCCCGACCAGCCGCTGGGGTGCCTGCCGTACCGGTCGCTCACCGGCGGCCCCGACGCGTACGTCCCGCTCTTCCTGTCCATGCCCGAGTATCTGCGGGCGGCCGGAGCGCGGGCCCGCCGGGAAGCCGGTGACGCCTACGACTACGGCACGGTCGGCCGCTACTCGGTGAACAACGGCTGGGCCGCCGGCGCGGACCCGGTGGAAGCCGCCGTGCATGCGATCAACGAGCTGATCGAGCGGGACGCGCTCTCCCTGCTGCTGATCGGGCAGTTCCTCCGCGACCGGCCCGGCCGTCCGGCCGTCGTGGACCCGGGGACCCTGCCGGACGACGTGGCCGGACTCGTCGCCTTCGCGGAGGCGCGCACGGGCCGGCGGGTCCATCTGATCGACATGACCAGCGACCTCGGCGTCCCGGCCTACACGGCCTATGTGCCCGCTCCCCCGGGGCGGCCCGCCCGGATCTGCGGATGGGGAGCCTCACTGTCCCGCCGGTACGCCGTCACACGCGCCGTCAGCGAACTCGTACAGCTCCACAGCACCATGGACCTGCGCGGGCAGTACCGGCATCTGCTGCCCGAACAGCGCGACGACACCGGCCCGTACCCCAGGCTGCACGCCTGCTATCTGTCGGACTTCGGCACGGCCCTGCGCTCGGCCGAAGTCCGGGCCTTCCAGGACACGGTGGCTCCGGACACGCCCCGGGGGCATCTGGACCGGCTCCTCGCCGTCCTGCACGGCCACGGTCTGGCCGTCTACCAGCGCGACCACTACGTCACCGCCGACCTCGCCGTCGTCAATGTGTTCGTGCCGGGGCTGGAGCGGTTCATGCTCGTCACCGACGGGCAGGTCGTCGTACCCGGCGAACGCGGGACGGCGGTCCTCCGCCGTGACTGA